A genome region from Pseudomonas sp. S06B 330 includes the following:
- a CDS encoding sigma-54-dependent transcriptional regulator, translated as MRIHVSFIDRVGITQEVLALLGARNLNLDAVEMVPPNVYIDAPTLSPAVLEELHDALFEVRGVQSVDVVDILPGQRRHLQLDALLAAMSDPVLAVDSAGQVLLANPALIALCGRESAGRSVGELFDDPALLQALLDNNFHLPMREMQLNGQSLLLDATPITNVGGLLTLYPPNRMGERLSALHHEHAEGFDALLGESPAIRTLKVRALRVAALDAPLLVHGETGTGKELVARACHATSSRHTAPFLALNCAALPESLAESELFGYAPGAFTGAQRGGKPGLMELANQGTVFLDEIGEMSPYLQAKLLRFLSDGSFRRVGGDREVKVDVRIISATHRDLERMVAEGTFREDLFYRLNVLNLQVPPLRERGQDILMLAHYFMQQACTQIQRPACRLTPATHSALLANPWPGNVRQLQNVIFRAAAICESNLVDIGDLDIAGTSVARGQDGEVASLEQAVGDFERELLQRLYASYPSTRQLAGRLQTSHTAIAQRLRKYGIPDKA; from the coding sequence ATGCGCATCCACGTCAGCTTCATCGACCGCGTCGGTATCACCCAGGAAGTGCTGGCCCTGCTCGGTGCCCGCAATCTCAATCTGGATGCCGTGGAGATGGTGCCACCCAACGTCTACATTGATGCCCCGACCCTCAGCCCAGCCGTGCTCGAAGAACTGCACGACGCGCTGTTCGAAGTGCGTGGCGTGCAGTCGGTAGACGTGGTCGACATCCTCCCCGGCCAGCGCCGCCACCTGCAGCTCGATGCTCTTCTGGCCGCCATGAGCGACCCGGTGCTGGCCGTGGACAGTGCCGGCCAGGTGCTGCTGGCCAACCCCGCGCTGATCGCCCTCTGCGGCCGTGAGTCGGCCGGGCGTTCGGTAGGCGAGCTGTTCGATGACCCCGCCCTGCTGCAGGCCCTGCTGGACAACAACTTCCACCTGCCGATGCGCGAAATGCAGCTCAACGGCCAGAGCCTGCTGCTCGATGCCACCCCTATCACCAATGTTGGCGGCCTGCTGACCCTCTACCCGCCCAACCGCATGGGCGAACGCCTGTCGGCCCTGCACCACGAACATGCCGAAGGCTTCGACGCACTTCTCGGTGAGTCCCCGGCGATCCGCACGCTCAAAGTCCGCGCCCTGCGCGTCGCGGCCCTCGATGCGCCACTGCTGGTGCATGGCGAGACAGGCACCGGCAAGGAGCTGGTGGCTCGCGCGTGCCATGCCACCAGCAGCCGCCACACGGCGCCATTCCTTGCGCTCAACTGCGCCGCGCTGCCAGAGAGCCTGGCCGAGAGCGAACTGTTCGGCTACGCACCCGGCGCGTTCACCGGTGCGCAGCGTGGTGGCAAACCCGGGCTGATGGAACTGGCCAACCAGGGCACGGTGTTTCTCGACGAGATTGGCGAGATGTCACCTTACCTGCAGGCCAAACTGCTGCGTTTTCTCAGTGACGGCAGCTTCCGCCGCGTGGGAGGCGACCGTGAGGTGAAGGTCGATGTGCGTATCATCAGCGCCACCCACCGCGACCTGGAGCGCATGGTCGCCGAAGGCACCTTCCGTGAAGACCTGTTCTACCGCCTGAATGTGCTCAATCTGCAGGTACCGCCACTGCGTGAGCGTGGCCAGGACATACTCATGCTCGCGCACTATTTCATGCAGCAAGCCTGCACGCAGATCCAGCGCCCAGCTTGCCGCCTGACACCAGCCACCCACTCGGCACTGCTGGCCAACCCCTGGCCGGGTAACGTACGCCAGCTGCAGAACGTGATATTCCGCGCCGCGGCCATCTGTGAAAGCAACCTGGTGGACATCGGCGACCTGGACATCGCCGGTACCTCGGTAGCGCGCGGTCAGGATGGTGAGGTGGCGAGCCTGGAGCAGGCCGTGGGTGATTTTGAGCGCGAGCTGCTGCAGCGTCTGTATGCCAGCTACCCGTCCACCCGGCAGTTGGCCGGGAGGTTGCAGACATCGCACACTGCCATTGCCCAGCGGTTGCGCAAATATGGCATTCCCGACAAGGCCTGA
- the gltS gene encoding sodium/glutamate symporter, producing the protein MLALDFYGTLVAASLVLLLGRGLVTRVGFLRTYNIPEPVAGGLLVALLLLGLRAMELQVQFDTSLQTPLMLAFFATIGLSADIASLKKGGRIVGIFLLAVTGLLLVQNAMGIALAKTLGLDPLMGLLSGSISLSGGHGTGAAWGATFSEKYGLASASELALAAATFGLVLGGLIGGPVARLLIKRVQTPGMEHEMPRAPKGFEQPNKERLITPFTMIETLALIAVSLMAGTLLNSLLHGSAFELPTFVCVLFVGVLVRNGLSLLGVYQVFEREVSVLGNVSLSLFLAIALMSLKLWDLAALALPFFILLAAQTLVMALFAIFVTFRIMGSNYDAAVLAAGHCGFGLGATPTAIANMQAVTQRFGPSQIAFLAVPMVGAFFIDIINVIVIKLYLALPFFVAV; encoded by the coding sequence ATGCTTGCACTCGATTTCTACGGCACACTTGTGGCCGCTTCCCTGGTGCTTTTACTAGGCCGCGGGCTTGTTACACGCGTTGGCTTCTTGCGCACTTACAATATTCCCGAACCGGTAGCCGGGGGGCTGCTGGTTGCCCTGCTGCTTCTGGGGCTGCGCGCCATGGAGCTGCAGGTTCAGTTTGATACTTCACTGCAAACGCCCTTGATGTTGGCTTTTTTTGCCACCATCGGTTTGAGTGCCGATATCGCGAGCTTGAAGAAAGGCGGACGCATAGTCGGTATTTTCCTACTGGCAGTCACCGGACTGCTGCTGGTCCAGAACGCCATGGGTATCGCCCTGGCCAAGACACTGGGGCTCGATCCCTTGATGGGCTTGTTGTCCGGCTCGATTTCCTTGTCGGGCGGCCACGGCACGGGCGCTGCGTGGGGCGCGACCTTCAGTGAGAAATACGGTCTGGCGTCCGCCAGTGAGCTGGCACTGGCCGCTGCCACGTTTGGCCTGGTGCTGGGCGGGCTGATTGGCGGGCCTGTTGCCCGCTTGCTCATCAAGCGTGTCCAGACACCCGGCATGGAACATGAAATGCCCCGCGCCCCAAAAGGCTTTGAACAGCCGAACAAAGAGCGTTTGATTACGCCATTCACAATGATCGAAACGCTCGCGCTGATTGCGGTCAGCCTGATGGCCGGCACCCTCTTGAATAGCCTGCTCCACGGCAGCGCATTCGAATTGCCGACATTTGTTTGCGTTTTGTTTGTGGGTGTCCTGGTGCGCAACGGGCTTTCATTATTAGGCGTGTATCAGGTTTTCGAGCGCGAAGTTTCAGTATTGGGCAATGTCAGCTTGTCGCTGTTTCTGGCGATCGCGCTGATGTCGCTCAAGCTATGGGATCTGGCGGCATTGGCATTGCCATTCTTCATTCTTCTGGCTGCACAGACATTGGTCATGGCGCTGTTTGCGATCTTCGTGACGTTCCGAATCATGGGCAGCAATTACGATGCGGCAGTGTTGGCAGCAGGACATTGCGGGTTCGGTCTTGGTGCAACGCCAACGGCCATCGCCAACATGCAGGCCGTGACGCAACGCTTCGGACCGTCGCAGATAGCCTTCCTGGCGGTACCAATGGTCGGCGCGTTCTTCATCGACATCATCAATGTCATCGTGATCAAGTTGTACTTGGCGTTGCCATTCTTCGTCGCCGTTTGA
- the gcvH gene encoding glycine cleavage system protein GcvH: MSELRFTEDHEWLRTEADGSVTVGITAFAQNALGDVVYVQLPELKNYDQGAEASTVESVKAASGVYMPLSGEVIAVNDQLEDSPELVNEDPLGEGWFFRFIPTDAGAVERLLDQDAYDRLITANANA; encoded by the coding sequence ATGAGCGAGTTGCGTTTTACCGAAGATCACGAATGGTTGCGTACTGAAGCTGACGGCAGCGTCACCGTCGGGATTACTGCCTTCGCCCAGAACGCCTTGGGTGATGTGGTCTACGTGCAACTGCCAGAGCTGAAAAACTACGACCAGGGCGCCGAAGCCTCCACCGTTGAGTCGGTAAAAGCGGCCAGCGGCGTGTACATGCCCCTGAGCGGTGAAGTGATCGCCGTCAATGACCAGCTCGAAGACAGCCCTGAGCTGGTCAACGAAGACCCGCTGGGTGAAGGCTGGTTCTTCCGTTTCATTCCGACCGACGCTGGCGCCGTTGAGCGGCTGCTCGACCAGGACGCCTACGACCGCCTGATCACCGCCAACGCTAACGCCTGA
- the gcvP gene encoding aminomethyl-transferring glycine dehydrogenase gives MTINLGTANEFIARHIGPRQRDEQQMLATLGFDSLETMSAAVIPDSIKGTSVLELGDGQSEADALASLKAIAANNQLFKSFIGQGYYNCHTPAPILRNLLENPAWYTAYTPYQPEISQGRLEALLNFQTLISDLTGLPIANASLLDEATAAAEAMTFCKRLSKNKSSHAFFASVHCHPQTLDVLRTRAEPLGIEVVVGDERELDDVGAYFGALLQYPASNGEVFDYRELVERFHAANALVAVAADLLALTLLTPPGEFGADVAIGSAQRFGVPLGFGGPHAAYFSTRDAFKRDMPGRLVGVSIDRFGKTALRLAMQTREQHIRREKATSNICTAQVLLANIASMYAVYHGPQGLKQIAERTHALTAVLAAGLKQIGVSVETEAFFDTLTLATGNATAALHDKARAQRLNLRQIDAQRLGLSLDETSTQADVEALWQLFADGKAVPEFSTLAAGVQLQLPADLLRQSAILEHPVFNRYHSETELMRYLRRLADKDLALDRTMIPLGSCTMKLNAASEMIPVTWAEFGNLHPFAPAEQSQGYQQLTDELEAMLCAATGYDAVSLQPNAGSQGEYAGLLAIRAYHQSRGDARRDICLIPSSAHGTNPATAHMAGMRVVVTACDARGNVDIDDLRAKAIEHREHLAALMITYPSTHGVFEEAIGDICAIIHDNGGQVYIDGANMNAMVGLCAPGKFGGDVSHLNLHKTFCIPHGGGGPGVGPIGVKSHLAPFLPGHGHMENKQGAVCAAPFGSASILPITWMYIRMMGGAGLKRASQMAILNANYIARRLEEHYPVLYTGSNSLVAHECILDLRPLKDSSGISVDDVAKRLIDFGFHAPTMSFPVAGTLMIEPTESESKEELDRFCEAMIRIREEIRAVENGSLDKDDNPLKNAPHTAAEIAGEWSHPYSREQAVYPLATLVEGKYWPPVGRVDNVFGDRNLICACPSIESYQDV, from the coding sequence ATGACCATCAACCTCGGCACTGCTAACGAATTCATTGCCCGTCATATCGGCCCACGCCAGCGTGACGAGCAACAGATGCTCGCGACCCTCGGCTTCGACTCCCTGGAGACCATGAGCGCTGCGGTTATTCCTGACAGCATCAAGGGCACCAGCGTACTGGAACTGGGCGACGGGCAAAGCGAAGCCGACGCCCTGGCTTCGCTCAAAGCCATCGCCGCCAACAACCAGCTGTTCAAGAGCTTCATCGGCCAGGGTTACTACAACTGCCATACCCCAGCCCCGATCCTGCGTAACCTGCTGGAAAACCCAGCCTGGTACACTGCCTACACCCCGTACCAGCCAGAGATTTCTCAGGGCCGCCTGGAAGCGCTGCTGAATTTCCAGACCCTGATCAGCGACCTCACAGGCCTGCCGATCGCCAACGCCTCGTTGCTCGATGAAGCCACCGCGGCCGCCGAAGCCATGACCTTCTGCAAGCGCCTGAGCAAGAACAAGAGCAGCCATGCCTTCTTCGCTTCCGTGCATTGCCACCCACAGACCCTCGACGTACTGCGCACCCGTGCCGAGCCGCTGGGTATCGAAGTCGTGGTCGGCGATGAGCGTGAGCTGGATGATGTCGGTGCCTACTTCGGCGCCCTGCTGCAATACCCGGCCAGCAACGGAGAAGTCTTCGATTACCGCGAACTGGTTGAGCGTTTCCACGCTGCCAATGCCTTGGTCGCTGTTGCTGCCGACCTCCTGGCCTTGACCCTGCTGACCCCGCCTGGAGAGTTCGGCGCTGATGTGGCCATCGGCAGCGCACAACGCTTCGGCGTGCCACTGGGCTTCGGTGGCCCGCATGCTGCGTACTTCTCCACCCGTGACGCGTTCAAGCGCGACATGCCGGGCCGTCTGGTCGGCGTGTCAATCGATCGCTTCGGCAAGACCGCCCTGCGTCTGGCCATGCAGACCCGCGAGCAACATATCCGTCGCGAGAAAGCTACCAGCAACATCTGCACCGCTCAGGTACTGCTGGCCAACATCGCCAGCATGTACGCCGTGTACCACGGTCCACAGGGCCTGAAGCAGATCGCCGAGCGTACTCACGCACTGACCGCGGTCCTCGCCGCCGGTCTCAAGCAAATCGGTGTGAGTGTCGAAACCGAAGCGTTCTTCGACACCCTGACCCTGGCCACCGGCAACGCCACGGCAGCCCTGCACGACAAGGCCCGTGCTCAGCGCCTGAACCTGCGCCAGATCGACGCTCAGCGCCTGGGCCTGTCGCTGGATGAAACCAGCACTCAGGCTGATGTCGAAGCGCTGTGGCAGCTGTTCGCTGACGGGAAAGCTGTTCCTGAATTCAGCACCCTGGCCGCCGGCGTTCAATTGCAACTGCCTGCCGACCTCCTGCGTCAGTCGGCAATTCTTGAGCATCCGGTGTTTAACCGCTACCACAGCGAAACCGAGCTGATGCGCTACCTGCGCCGCCTGGCCGACAAGGACCTGGCGCTGGACCGCACCATGATCCCGCTGGGTTCGTGCACCATGAAGCTCAATGCCGCCAGCGAAATGATTCCGGTGACCTGGGCCGAGTTCGGCAACCTGCACCCGTTCGCACCTGCTGAGCAGAGCCAGGGCTACCAACAGCTGACCGACGAGCTGGAAGCGATGCTCTGCGCCGCCACCGGCTATGACGCCGTGTCGCTGCAGCCCAATGCCGGCTCCCAAGGTGAATACGCCGGCCTGCTGGCCATTCGCGCTTACCACCAGAGCCGTGGCGACGCCCGCCGCGATATCTGCCTGATCCCGTCCTCGGCCCACGGCACCAACCCGGCCACCGCCCACATGGCCGGCATGCGCGTGGTGGTGACCGCCTGTGACGCCCGCGGCAACGTCGACATCGACGACCTGCGTGCCAAAGCCATCGAGCACCGCGAGCACCTCGCCGCACTGATGATCACCTACCCGTCGACCCACGGCGTGTTCGAAGAAGCCATCGGCGACATCTGCGCGATCATCCACGACAACGGCGGCCAGGTGTACATCGACGGCGCCAACATGAACGCCATGGTCGGCCTGTGTGCCCCGGGCAAGTTCGGCGGTGACGTCTCGCACCTGAACCTGCACAAGACCTTCTGTATCCCCCACGGCGGTGGCGGTCCGGGCGTCGGCCCGATCGGCGTCAAGTCTCACCTGGCGCCGTTCCTGCCAGGTCACGGGCATATGGAAAACAAACAGGGGGCGGTCTGCGCCGCACCGTTCGGCAGCGCCAGCATCCTGCCGATCACCTGGATGTACATCCGCATGATGGGCGGTGCCGGCCTCAAGCGCGCTTCGCAGATGGCGATCCTCAACGCCAACTACATCGCCCGCCGCCTGGAAGAGCACTATCCTGTGTTGTACACCGGCAGCAATAGCCTGGTGGCGCATGAGTGCATTCTTGACCTGCGTCCGCTCAAAGACAGCAGCGGTATCAGCGTCGACGACGTCGCCAAGCGTCTGATCGATTTTGGCTTCCATGCCCCGACCATGTCGTTCCCAGTGGCCGGCACGCTGATGATCGAACCGACCGAAAGCGAGTCCAAGGAAGAACTGGACCGCTTCTGCGAGGCGATGATCCGCATTCGCGAAGAGATTCGCGCGGTAGAAAACGGCAGCCTGGACAAGGACGACAACCCGCTGAAGAACGCGCCACACACCGCTGCTGAAATCGCCGGCGAATGGAGCCACCCGTACAGCCGCGAGCAGGCGGTGTACCCGCTGGCGACGCTGGTAGAAGGCAAGTACTGGCCACCGGTCGGTCGTGTCGACAACGTCTTTGGCGACCGTAATCTGATCTGCGCCTGCCCGTCGATCGAGAGCTATCAGGACGTTTGA
- a CDS encoding L-serine ammonia-lyase gives MSLSVFDLFKIGIGPSSSHTVGPMRAAARFAEGLRRDGLLATTVSVKAELYGSLGATGKGHGSDKAVLLGLEGEHPDSVDTESIPARLQVIRTSGRLHLLGEHAIDFNEKQHLAMIRKPLAYHPNGMIFRAFDHAGLQIRSREYYSVGGGFVVDEDAAGADRIVEDSTVLPFPFKTAKELLGHCTAQNLSISQVMLANEAAWRPESETRSGLLRIWQVMQDCVAAGCRNEGILPGGLKVKRRAAALYRQLCSNPEASLRDALSVLDWVNLYALAVNEENAFGGRVVTAPTNGAAGIVPAVLHYYIRFIPGANEDGVVRFLLTAAAIGILYKENASISGAEVGCQGEVGVACSMAAGALCEVMGGSVQQVENAAEIGMEHNLGLTCDPIGGLVQVPCIERNAMGSVKAINAVRMALRGDGQHFVSLDKVIRTMRQTGADMKSKYKETARGGLAVNIIEC, from the coding sequence ATGTCACTGAGCGTCTTCGACCTGTTCAAGATCGGCATCGGCCCCTCCAGTTCCCATACCGTCGGCCCCATGCGCGCTGCTGCGCGTTTTGCCGAAGGTTTACGTCGTGACGGCCTGCTGGCCACCACGGTCAGTGTCAAAGCCGAGCTCTATGGCTCATTAGGAGCTACGGGCAAAGGCCACGGCAGCGACAAGGCGGTATTGCTCGGCCTTGAAGGTGAGCACCCCGACAGTGTCGACACCGAGAGCATCCCCGCCCGCCTGCAGGTCATCCGCACCAGTGGCCGGTTGCACCTGCTCGGTGAGCACGCCATCGACTTCAACGAAAAACAACACCTGGCGATGATTCGCAAGCCCCTGGCCTATCACCCCAACGGCATGATCTTTCGCGCCTTCGACCATGCCGGCCTGCAGATCCGCAGCCGCGAGTACTACTCGGTGGGCGGTGGCTTTGTCGTCGACGAGGACGCCGCAGGCGCCGACCGTATTGTCGAAGACAGCACAGTGCTGCCCTTCCCATTCAAAACCGCTAAAGAACTACTTGGCCATTGCACCGCTCAGAACCTGTCGATCAGTCAGGTCATGTTGGCCAACGAGGCAGCCTGGCGCCCGGAAAGCGAAACCCGCAGCGGCCTGCTGCGCATCTGGCAAGTGATGCAGGACTGCGTCGCCGCCGGATGCCGCAACGAAGGCATCCTGCCGGGTGGGCTTAAGGTCAAGCGCCGCGCCGCTGCCCTGTATCGCCAACTGTGCAGCAACCCCGAGGCGAGTCTGCGCGACGCGTTGTCGGTACTGGACTGGGTCAACCTCTACGCCCTGGCGGTCAACGAGGAAAACGCCTTTGGCGGACGCGTGGTCACAGCGCCCACCAATGGCGCCGCTGGCATCGTCCCGGCCGTGCTGCACTACTACATACGCTTCATCCCCGGCGCCAACGAAGACGGCGTGGTGCGCTTTCTGCTCACCGCCGCCGCGATTGGCATCCTCTACAAAGAGAACGCCTCGATCTCCGGCGCCGAAGTCGGCTGCCAGGGCGAGGTCGGGGTGGCCTGTTCGATGGCCGCCGGCGCCCTGTGCGAGGTCATGGGCGGCAGTGTCCAGCAGGTCGAAAACGCTGCCGAGATTGGCATGGAACATAACCTCGGTCTTACCTGCGACCCAATCGGCGGGCTGGTCCAGGTGCCGTGCATCGAACGCAATGCCATGGGCTCGGTCAAGGCCATCAATGCGGTGCGCATGGCACTGCGCGGCGACGGTCAGCATTTCGTCTCCCTCGACAAGGTCATCCGCACCATGCGCCAGACCGGCGCCGACATGAAAAGCAAATACAAGGAGACCGCCCGCGGCGGTCTGGCCGTCAACATCATCGAATGCTGA
- the gcvT gene encoding glycine cleavage system aminomethyltransferase GcvT encodes MSTETLHKTPLHALHLELGARMVPFAGYDMPVQYPLGVMKEHLHTREQAGLFDVSHMGQIRLSGANAAQALETLVPVDIIDLPVGMQRYAMFTNEHGGILDDLMVANLGNDELFLVVNAACKDQDLAHLRQHIGDQCQIQPLFEERALLALQGPAAATVLARLAPEVAKMTFMQFQSVQLLGTDCYVSRSGYTGEDGFEISVPAEQADALARRLLAEPEVAAIGLGARDSLRLEAGLCLYGHDMNTQTTPIEASVLWAISKVRRADGARAGGFPGAEQIFAQQHSGVARKRVGLLPQERTPVREDAEIVDDTGCVIGKVCSGGFGPTLAGPVAMGYLDSAHTALDTPVWAIVRGKRVAMKVSKMPFVAQRYYRG; translated from the coding sequence ATGTCCACCGAAACACTGCACAAGACCCCACTGCACGCCCTGCACCTGGAACTGGGCGCGCGCATGGTGCCGTTCGCCGGCTATGACATGCCGGTCCAGTATCCGCTGGGGGTGATGAAAGAACACCTGCACACGCGTGAACAGGCGGGCCTGTTCGATGTTTCGCATATGGGCCAGATTCGCCTGAGCGGCGCCAATGCGGCCCAGGCCCTGGAAACCCTGGTGCCGGTCGACATCATTGACTTGCCAGTGGGTATGCAACGGTATGCCATGTTCACCAATGAACACGGCGGCATCCTTGACGACCTGATGGTCGCCAATCTGGGTAACGATGAACTGTTTCTGGTGGTCAACGCCGCCTGCAAGGACCAGGACCTGGCCCACTTGCGTCAGCACATCGGCGATCAGTGCCAGATCCAGCCACTGTTCGAAGAACGTGCGCTACTGGCCCTTCAAGGCCCGGCGGCGGCCACCGTGCTGGCGCGCCTGGCACCAGAGGTAGCAAAAATGACCTTCATGCAGTTCCAGTCGGTGCAACTGCTGGGTACTGACTGCTACGTCAGCCGCTCGGGCTACACCGGTGAAGACGGCTTCGAAATTTCCGTTCCAGCCGAGCAGGCCGACGCCTTGGCCCGCCGCCTGCTGGCTGAGCCAGAAGTCGCTGCGATTGGTCTTGGCGCCCGCGACTCCCTGCGCCTGGAAGCCGGCCTGTGTCTGTATGGCCATGACATGAACACCCAGACCACGCCCATCGAAGCCAGCGTGCTATGGGCCATTTCCAAAGTACGTCGGGCGGACGGCGCCCGCGCCGGCGGTTTCCCCGGTGCCGAGCAGATTTTCGCTCAGCAACACAGCGGTGTCGCCCGCAAACGGGTCGGCTTGCTGCCACAGGAACGCACGCCAGTGCGCGAGGACGCGGAAATTGTCGATGACACCGGTTGTGTCATTGGTAAGGTCTGCAGCGGCGGCTTCGGTCCAACCCTGGCCGGTCCCGTGGCGATGGGCTATCTGGATAGCGCGCATACGGCACTTGATACCCCAGTCTGGGCCATTGTTCGCGGTAAACGCGTCGCCATGAAAGTCAGCAAGATGCCGTTCGTTGCCCAGCGCTATTACCGCGGCTGA
- a CDS encoding cold-shock protein, which translates to MSQRQSGTVKWFNDEKGFGFITPESGPDLFVHFRAIQGNGFKSLKEGQKVTFIAVQGQKGMQADEVQAEG; encoded by the coding sequence ATGTCCCAACGTCAGAGCGGTACCGTCAAGTGGTTTAACGACGAGAAAGGTTTTGGTTTCATCACTCCAGAAAGCGGTCCGGATCTGTTCGTACATTTCCGCGCTATCCAGGGTAATGGCTTCAAGAGCCTGAAAGAAGGCCAGAAAGTCACCTTCATCGCCGTGCAAGGCCAGAAAGGCATGCAGGCTGACGAAGTTCAAGCCGAAGGCTGA
- a CDS encoding RDD family protein, whose amino-acid sequence MPKQLLQPQGDFPVVGLGRRLAAMFYDFLLCTALLIVTAGVYKMIQMAIIGETRMRALTEAGALDGDPLLSTVLLFVLFGFFAKFWTHGGQTLGMQVWRIRVQNADGSAISLWQALLRFVVAIASWLCLGLGFIWSLIDKRKRTWHDMYSDTQVVQLPKRSK is encoded by the coding sequence ATGCCCAAGCAGTTGTTGCAGCCCCAGGGCGATTTCCCAGTCGTCGGCCTGGGTCGGCGCCTGGCCGCCATGTTCTACGATTTTCTTTTGTGTACCGCGCTGCTGATCGTGACTGCCGGCGTGTACAAGATGATTCAGATGGCGATTATCGGTGAGACTAGGATGCGAGCGCTGACTGAAGCGGGCGCGCTGGACGGCGATCCGTTGTTGTCCACTGTCCTGTTGTTCGTCTTGTTCGGCTTCTTCGCCAAGTTCTGGACCCATGGTGGACAGACGCTGGGCATGCAGGTATGGCGCATTCGCGTACAGAACGCCGATGGCAGCGCGATCAGCCTGTGGCAGGCCCTGTTGCGCTTTGTCGTCGCTATCGCCTCCTGGCTGTGCCTGGGCTTGGGTTTCATCTGGTCGCTGATCGACAAGCGCAAGCGCACCTGGCATGACATGTATTCTGATACGCAGGTGGTGCAGCTCCCCAAGCGCAGCAAATAA
- the lptG gene encoding LPS export ABC transporter permease LptG, whose translation MVKLDRYIGKSVLLAILAVLGIILGLASLFAFIDEMGDVSDTYTLMDAGNFVLLTAPRRLYDMLPMAALIGCLIGLGSLASSSELTIMRAAGVSIGRIVWAVMKPMLVLMLAGILIGEYLAPVTENKAQADRSLAQGSGDAQSSKRGMWHRQGDEFVHINSVQPNGLLYGVTRYRFDNERHLLTSSFARRAQYQEDHWQLSDVTTTHFRGDHTEVIKAPVERWDVTVTPQLLNTVVLAPESLSITGLWDYIHYLSDQGLNNARYWLAFWTKVLQPMVTAALVLMAISFIFGPLRSVTLGQRVFTGVLVGFVFRIGQDLLGPSSQVFGFPPLLAVVIPAAICAGAGLWMLRRAG comes from the coding sequence ATGGTTAAGCTCGATCGCTACATCGGCAAGAGCGTGCTGCTGGCCATTCTTGCCGTACTCGGGATCATCCTCGGTCTGGCTTCGCTGTTTGCCTTCATCGACGAGATGGGCGATGTCAGCGACACCTACACCCTCATGGATGCCGGCAATTTCGTCTTGCTGACGGCGCCACGACGGCTCTATGACATGTTGCCAATGGCCGCCCTGATCGGCTGTCTGATCGGCCTCGGCAGCTTGGCCAGCAGCAGCGAGCTGACCATCATGCGCGCCGCCGGGGTGTCTATCGGTCGTATCGTCTGGGCGGTAATGAAGCCGATGCTGGTACTGATGCTCGCCGGTATCCTGATCGGCGAGTACCTGGCGCCGGTAACCGAGAACAAGGCTCAGGCTGACCGTTCGTTGGCCCAGGGTAGTGGTGATGCGCAGAGCTCCAAGCGCGGTATGTGGCATCGCCAGGGTGATGAGTTCGTGCACATCAACTCGGTGCAGCCTAATGGCCTGTTGTACGGTGTCACCCGTTACCGTTTCGACAATGAGCGCCATCTGCTCACCTCAAGCTTTGCCCGTCGCGCTCAGTACCAGGAAGATCACTGGCAACTGAGCGACGTGACTACCACGCATTTCCGTGGTGATCACACTGAAGTCATCAAGGCTCCGGTAGAGCGTTGGGATGTTACTGTTACCCCGCAACTGCTCAACACGGTGGTGCTGGCGCCGGAGTCCCTGTCGATCACCGGGCTTTGGGATTACATCCACTACCTGTCCGACCAGGGCTTGAACAACGCCCGTTACTGGTTGGCGTTCTGGACCAAAGTTCTGCAGCCGATGGTGACTGCCGCGTTGGTGCTGATGGCCATCTCGTTCATCTTTGGCCCCTTGCGTTCGGTAACCCTCGGCCAGCGGGTATTCACTGGCGTACTGGTGGGCTTCGTGTTCCGCATCGGTCAGGACTTGCTCGGGCCATCGAGCCAGGTCTTTGGTTTCCCGCCGCTGTTGGCGGTAGTGATTCCGGCGGCGATCTGTGCTGGTGCCGGACTGTGGATGTTGCGACGCGCAGGTTAA